From a region of the Geobacillus stearothermophilus ATCC 12980 genome:
- a CDS encoding YcaO-like family protein produces the protein MLFEYIQRNHFNKPDSLFIENAVYPAFTMVGLLVKDGYMSPNGANAIAFSKQLAIRKSFSEMIERRNLLLGGYKNQNDEVLTWDIIRNAPAYLPYEYTTYQTEGPYPSDTTGTATHPDSYQAVKIAIKELLEKNALFLFWYGKKGYTLRSNNMLENIPIYHHFKEMPGSIELFVNDSFAPLYVVFAIVYTERKIICCGVGSSFHLQEAIQKSLEEAYVLRWQKESNEILKSYLNEKYPEKNYEEQLSYLLELKSLPGYIYTREEININTNNDIRNCFPLWLTNLHVIILQNKFYSALKCVKVFSLDLYNHVPIKQYLRIERKINQETIKISEKELLDIPDCVFI, from the coding sequence ATGTTATTTGAATATATACAAAGGAACCATTTCAATAAACCGGATTCGCTATTTATAGAAAATGCTGTATATCCTGCGTTTACTATGGTTGGTTTGCTTGTTAAGGATGGCTATATGAGTCCGAATGGTGCAAATGCAATTGCATTCTCTAAACAACTTGCTATAAGAAAGTCATTCTCTGAAATGATTGAGAGGAGAAATTTATTATTAGGAGGATATAAAAATCAAAATGATGAAGTTCTTACATGGGATATTATAAGAAATGCTCCTGCTTATCTCCCTTACGAATATACCACTTATCAAACTGAAGGACCGTATCCATCTGATACAACCGGAACTGCAACTCATCCAGATAGTTACCAAGCAGTAAAAATTGCTATAAAAGAATTACTTGAAAAGAATGCCTTATTTCTTTTTTGGTATGGGAAAAAGGGATACACTTTAAGATCAAATAATATGTTGGAAAATATACCCATATACCATCACTTCAAAGAAATGCCTGGATCCATTGAATTGTTTGTAAATGATAGCTTTGCGCCACTTTATGTTGTATTTGCAATAGTATATACGGAGAGAAAAATCATTTGTTGCGGAGTTGGTTCATCCTTTCATTTGCAAGAAGCAATCCAAAAGTCGCTCGAGGAGGCATATGTTCTAAGATGGCAAAAGGAATCTAATGAAATTTTAAAAAGTTATCTAAATGAAAAGTATCCAGAAAAAAATTATGAAGAACAATTATCTTATCTTTTGGAGTTAAAATCATTACCTGGATATATATACACGAGAGAAGAAATTAATATTAATACTAATAATGATATTAGAAACTGCTTTCCTTTATGGTTAACAAATTTACATGTTATTATACTACAAAACAAATTCTACTCGGCTTTAAAATGTGTCAAAGTATTTTCATTAGATTTGTATAATCATGTTCCCATTAAACAATACTTACGTATTGAAAGAAAAATTAATCAAGAAACTATTAAGATATCAGAAAAGGAATTACTAGATATTCCTGACTGTGTTTTTATATGA
- a CDS encoding YcaO-like family protein codes for MYKVHKIGAPFLLKEMRVYRSLFQDAPKKVSAIPSVLDGAHGGATHFQINRVTKAALGEHIERLSLYLNLGNFKNKTVKALDLVTLEVVDVPLKKVLLCRDARIFTDDEVEDINYYSDSCGVASHISSFKTINTAFLEFFERQCLIHNWLTQSPGRQIRLETITSRTIQELINRAKKFVDDIFFFDISLHPYLYVILSLGLGEKYMAMGVSAGWSLEEAIIKSLEEFFQFFGERANKYYLDDDDIIFKGACEEEQDKLNAPMSDPHYYSSYFFNTFTPSKLKESYSYLFEHSKLVDYENKYVDLKSHFMTYIKNISQDLQLDILCAFIPCVLQGVPTKIVKILTNKGYPHMLTEIINPREVIFSKVLGQYNFPNEHKPIPFP; via the coding sequence ATGTACAAAGTACATAAAATCGGCGCCCCGTTTTTATTAAAGGAAATGCGTGTATATCGTTCTCTATTTCAAGATGCTCCCAAAAAAGTAAGTGCTATACCTAGTGTATTAGATGGTGCGCATGGTGGAGCTACTCATTTTCAAATTAATCGAGTCACTAAAGCTGCTTTAGGGGAACATATTGAACGTCTCTCTTTATACCTTAATTTGGGTAATTTTAAGAACAAAACAGTAAAGGCCCTGGATCTAGTAACGCTTGAGGTTGTTGATGTCCCTCTGAAAAAGGTATTGCTGTGTCGTGATGCGAGAATTTTTACAGACGATGAGGTGGAAGATATTAATTATTATAGCGATTCGTGTGGAGTCGCATCACACATTAGTTCTTTTAAAACTATAAATACGGCCTTTCTAGAATTTTTTGAACGACAGTGTCTTATACATAATTGGCTTACTCAATCACCAGGAAGACAAATTAGATTGGAGACAATTACAAGCAGGACAATACAAGAACTTATAAATAGGGCAAAAAAATTTGTGGATGATATCTTTTTTTTCGATATTTCCCTTCATCCTTATTTGTATGTCATTCTTTCTCTGGGATTAGGAGAGAAATATATGGCTATGGGGGTAAGCGCTGGCTGGAGTCTAGAAGAAGCAATAATTAAGTCATTAGAGGAGTTTTTCCAATTTTTTGGAGAAAGAGCGAATAAATATTATTTGGATGATGATGATATTATTTTTAAGGGGGCATGTGAGGAAGAACAGGATAAGTTGAATGCCCCGATGTCTGATCCGCATTATTATTCAAGTTACTTTTTTAACACTTTTACACCTAGTAAATTAAAAGAAAGCTATAGCTATTTATTTGAACATTCAAAATTGGTTGATTATGAGAACAAATACGTTGATTTAAAATCCCATTTTATGACCTATATAAAGAATATTTCCCAAGATTTACAATTAGATATTTTATGCGCCTTCATCCCTTGTGTTTTGCAAGGTGTGCCTACAAAAATCGTAAAGATTCTAACAAATAAAGGATATCCACATATGTTAACGGAAATAATTAATCCTAGAGAGGTGATATTTTCAAAAGTACTCGGTCAATATAACTTT